A region of the Antedon mediterranea chromosome 4, ecAntMedi1.1, whole genome shotgun sequence genome:
GGATGGGACGTAGCCGTTGGTCCAGTACACACTCTGGGTGAACTGTTGGTATTGTATCTATTGGTGCATGGGGTGGATGGGACGTAGCCGTTGGTCCAGTACACACTCTGGGCGAACTGTTGGTATTGTATCTATTGGTGCATGGGGTGGATGGGACGTAGCCGTTGGTCCAGTACACACTCTGGGTGAACTGTTGGTATTGTATCTATTGGTGCATGGGGTGGATGGGACGTAGCCGTTGGTCCCCTACACACTCTGGGTGAACTGTTGGTATTGTATCTATTGGTGCATGGGGTGGATAGGACGTAGCCGTTGATCCCCTACACACTCTGGGCGAACTGTTGGTATTGTATCTATTGGTGCATGGGGTGGATGGGACGTAGCCGTTGGTCCCCTACACACTCAGGGTGAACTGTTGGTATTGTATCTATTGGTGCATGGGGTGGATGGGACGTAGCCGTTGGTCCAGTACACACTCTGGGTGAACTGTTGGTATTGTATCTATTGGTGCATGGGGTGGATGGGACGTAGCCGTTGGTCCAGTACACACTCTGGGCGAACTGTTGGTATTGTATCTATTGGTGCATGGGGTGGATGGGACGTAGCCGTTGGTCCAGTACACACTCTGGGTGAACTGTTGGTATTGTATCTATTGGTGCATGGGGTGGATGGGACGTAGCCGTTGGTCCCCTACACACTCAGGGTGAACTGTTGGTATTGTATCTTGGTGCATGGGGTGGATGGGACGTAGCCGGCCGTTGGTCCCCTACACACTCAGGGTGAACTGTTGGTATTGTATCTATTGGTGCATGGGGTGGATGGGACGTAGCCGTTGGTCCCCTACACACTCAGGGTGAACTGTTGGTATTGTATCTATTGGTGCATGGGGTGGATGGGACGTAGCCGTTGGTCCCCTACACACTCTGTGTGAACTGTTGGTATTGTATCTATTGGTGCATGGGGTGGATGGGACGTAGCCGTTGGTCCAGTACACACTCTGGGTGAACTGTTGGTATTGTATCTATTGGTGCATGGGGTGGATGGGACGTAGCCGTTGGTCCCCTACACACTCTGGGTGAACTGTTGGTACAGTATCTATTGGTGCATGGGGTGGATGGGACGTAGACGATGGTCCCCTACACACTCTGGGTGAACAATCTTTTACTGAAGCGGTTACTccagtataaataaacaattattatcacAAGCTTTGTCATCATGGGTTCAAATTgatcaattttaattaatttacaaaagacttattgattattttgacaacaattggaagaaaattaattacttcAACGCATTTACGTAAGTCAGGCACAGTTGTTGACCCGAATAAAATGTGAATCAAATTCGTTCTTTGTAAACTATTCgactaaatataaatgtttcaATAACCCgataatttattatcattatctctCAGAGAAGCGATAAAATCACACCTTTATTCAGGGACATTAAGTATATTAAGGAGACACGTCTAtaatattaaggggacattttttCGGCCAATTTACACAAACGAGTGGTAACAGTAAGCGGAAAACAACTAATACAGAATTCTATCttttatgaccatttacacaaaccGCGGAGACGATACAGATTTTACATGGGACACAATTTACGCGGTTTTCGGATTTCTTACCGTTACCTCTCGTCTGTGTAATAGGCCTTGGATTATCGTTACCTCTCGTCGTGTAAATAGGCATTTGTCGGGTCCCGaaggtgtcccattaataggccTAGAGGTTCTAAAAATATGAGATCAAATTAAgatagtataattattatatctattttactACAAATATCAGCTAATTGATATcagatatattataataataatataatagctaACTAAATATAAACACCACAGTTAACCTCaagtttatttaattgttaCAATAAACGCTTAATTAATTTAaggttttgtttaattaatttacttcaaCTACAAAAGTGTATACGCCTTTATGTATACTAGTCAATATTATAATCAATCATCGCGTTGGTagcatcaattttttttattaaacatagGCCGATAGATTGATATTGATTATCGACAACTCATTCGTTAAAATTTTCGAAGCGAAACAATTTTTCTTGAATAATCGAGCCGCTGCATTATGAGTCAAATGAATATGGATTTATTCATAGATAGTGTACTGGTCGTAAACGTCGAGTTTTCTTTATCTATATAAACTTATATTGATAAAGACGTATAATACGGATTAGCGTTTCTTCCATTTTAATCGAATGAGGTTTTTGGTATAACTATGGCCACACATAAGGAACTACAGCCAGCTTTACAGGGTGACAATCCTTCAATTGAGAAAGATGAGGACAGTACGATATCCACAGGCCTGCACAAAGCAAAGTCTATGGCTACCTACATGAGTAAGAAAGCCGATCCTCGGTACTGGGTACCGCGACTGTTTATTCGACTCAGCGGCTTTTTAGTTTTAACTGGGTACATTTTGGCTGGAGCTTTTCTTATGCGATACCTGGAGAGTGATCATGAGCatgatgaaattaatgaaataaacacAGCAAAAGATCGAATGTTAAAATCTTTTTGGAACAATACTAAACTGGAGAATGGGAGCATAACGTACGGTAAATGGTTAACTCTGGCGTTAGATGAACTCGATACGTACGAAGACAAATTGTACGAATCATATGATCACGGCGTTACTGCTGCAAAAGAGGTTTGGCGTCTCTCCAGTTCCATGATGTTTTGTATAACGGTCATAACAACAGTAGGTAAGGGAAAAAACGTCTTTTTAGAGAACAGTTATTAACCGTTTGTAACCGAATCATATCCGAGTACAATCGACTTAAGTTCTCGGAGGACTAGTTAACTCGCGTATCGTGTGTCGTTACCTCCGATATAACTCCGATAGCTTTCACAACGTGAAACCATAGGAATATCTTTCGTTGGATTGAAACAGGGTATATCAGATAACATCTTTGCGCTTTAATGCAGAGCAAGCTACCCAGCATACAGTGTGTAAGTGCGTGTAAACAAATTCGTAAAGCTTGGTTACCACTGGAGACGTAACGCATTACGGACGCAGACGTACCCCAAACGAGTTGTCCTGAAATCCATGATTTACGTTGAgctttttttttcgtttttctgTTGCGTCTGTAGTGAGAGACAAGCTTATTAGCCGCAATCTCTAACTTGAAAAGGCCTCGGGCGGGGCATTATTGCAACATGCAGCATGTAAAAGGGTGTATCTCGTGCGCAAATTCACCGAGCGCACACGCGCTTGAAATAGATAATTTCCGGTTTACCCGAATGCGTAAAAACTACTCATTTTTATTCatcgatattattattatgtgatattaatgCAATTCAATATTACCTGTTTCTAAAATTCGAAATCGATTTTAAGgtcgttatttatttttttaaatgtaatggtTTTTTGTGTGATATAAACTTATGGTTCAATAGCTGTTTATATACATactttaatatacaaataatgcatGTGTGtgagttggatggtgagaatatttcatgagttgaaagacTGACTGCTTTAGATAGAATAGTACACGTGTGATATCAAAGCATTGCATTCTAATCATTGCTTGAAGTCAATGTGAGTCAAGTAGGTCTAGGtctaataatattgattgtcaTGTAAGTTATTCGAtattctttttttgtttcttgTTTCGATGTGCTTGTCTATATTTAGACATTAAcactatattaattaaataaattcacATGTATGTTATACAAGAAGTTATTCGGTTCATTGAACAAACACAAACTACATTGCAAACTAGCAACGAATATTATTGAGCCGTCTTCAAGAAAACATCATCAACATAACAACAATCAATACAACGGTCAACAACTGCCTTTACTCGGGTAGATGGCAACACTACGTAACTGTCTGTAGGCTATAATACTATATAAACTCTTACTGTGTAATATACACACTATAGGAATATCTGAACTACACCCTTGTTAAATTCCCACGCTAGATAACTGTCTGTACTGTACACTTATTAAATCCCCACACTAGATAACTGTCTGTACCTCACATTCATATATATCTCAcacttatatactgtatatttcctccatgcaCTTACATAACTGTTTACCCCTATTATATCCGTACACTATACTATCTGTAAGCTACGCCCTTATTATCCTCAAACTATAAAACAgatgtacagtactacataCAGTCTACTTAGATATTCATACTATCTGTCTGTACTCTACACCTATCTCcattctataggcctatacgtgATACACACTTACACACTGTCTACACACCACCTAAACTATACAACTCTTATTACATGCCGAAGCTATATAAATATCTGTATTCTATCCTACACCTATCCCCTCATTGTACGCTGCATTATTATAGATAATATATATTCTGTATTTCTTAGATCCCCAAAACATATAATCTGCATAAAGTATGCCCACCCTAGGCCCCACAACTGCTGTTAACAATCTTACACTTTATTAGATTCTTACGCGATAAAACCTCATCTAAATCCCCAGACTTTTACTATGTTCACACATTATATTAATGTAGACCTACACTGTACatccctactcgtctcaaaataCATTTTCGTTAAACTTATCCCACAGAGGTTTCTCTATACCTTTTAAGATCCTCgatatataataaatgaacgTAACAACATTCATCACAACTTAAACTGTCATTTGTGTATCATTATTACCTTCACATACGAAGCTAATTATGCTTGCTTTGCATGATTTAGCATCTAAAGATACTGGGTATTCTACAGGAAACATAAtcacatttaaaatgaataaatacatgAGGCCACAGAAATTTACTCTTCATGAGACAGGTATTCTTGGGGATACGTTGTTCTAGAAAAGCTGCAAAATACACGGACCCTATATTATAGAATGTACTTTCGAATTTCAGTTGTGCAAGATAATTAAGATATCTTTTTTTGCATTTACAGGTTACGGTCACATTGCCCCGGTGACGTTATGGGGAAAGATTGCAACGATTCTGTACGGTTTTGTTGGAATACCTCTTCTGCTACTTGTACTCTCCGATCTTGGATACTTGGCAGCCTTACCTACCAAATATATCGTTTACCTTCTGGCTAAAGTGAACCAAGTGCGTAAAGCAAAGATTCAGCCGATGTTTGACAAGTTGAACTTAGGTGTGTACAGCATAGAGGTAAATCGAGGTTCAAAATCGGAGGAAGATGACGGATATGATGTAATGAAGAACAGGCCGGCATCTCGAGTATCTACCGCTAGCTATGCATTGCCTGACGTATCATCAAAAGGAACTCAAACCAAAATCGATGACGTGGACGTGGTAGAAGCGCCAAAATCACCAGCAAAGAAATCAAAAGTAAAAGACGCAGAAGTTCCTCTCACTGTCGTCTTGTTTGTGTTCTTTGCATATAACTGCTTAGGTGCCTGGATTTTCTCGTCATTGGAAAAAAGCTGGTCGTTCTTTGATGGCTTTTACTTTTCTTTCATCACAGTCAGCACCATCGGATTCGGCGATCTTGTACCAGGCGAAACAACCGAAAATGTGATCGAGGAGAACTTTCGATTGATAATAGGCGCTGTTTACATGTTCTTTGGTATTGCCGTCATCTCCGCTTGTTTTGCAATGTCTCAGTCTACACTCTACAACTATGGGATGTACCTTTCCATTAAATTCAGACTTCGGAAACCAAATGGAGAAAAGAACATTTAGCTTCATAAGATTTCAAAAATGGTCAAACTCCAaattgataccaaatttaaaacCTGTAATCTTTGCATCCTGATTGATAGCATGCTATTAAatagtatatttgtttacttCGTGTTTTATATGCGTGCATGGCGCATACCATAACAACAAATGTTTACTATACGTGGACAAACACCAACTAATTTCATATGTTATTCGGctttaaaaatgtcaatataaCCAAGGAAATCTAACAACTGGCCACTGTGCTAGCCTTGCCAaaaactcgtaacagtcctttaaTCTTATGTCTgactgcgacaaataccaacagtactgtaccatGTACATATTACCTGTTACatagaaaacaataaaataagtcCCCTTAAAATGGTTGTTTCGTGAATAGGGGCTGACCGCAGTGTTAGCAAAAATATATTGCCCGTGCAGGAGTTAAACCTGTAAACAATAATTAGCTttgttctgaaaaaaaaaaacattttcaaacGTGTTTTTAGTTTTTAGAAAGTATTTATGAAAGTATTATTGGAATTATCAGAATGTATATACTTATATAACATGTTATCTTATTTTACGTAATATAATGTTGTTTCTTAttttacttatatatatatatattgtatattatcttaaataatatatgataatatatgttatattttatattacgtAATATAACATGTTGCATCTTATTTTACTTAATAACAGGTTGTGTTTTATTGCACAAAGTGTAACCTTTCACAACCATTATACTTTCTTAACATAATAGAATTACTGCTATCATAAGCACTTCAATAATAATGTAACATTATTAAACGTTATTTATATCGGAATTGCTTTCATGTACATCGTGGCATTACTGAGCATGCGCAGACTCATGGTACATGCGTGAAACGTAAAACAAATTGAATGATTGAATGCACACTTTGATACAATAGTTCATGATATACCAGTGGACTTACATTCTATGCAATACAGTTACTGCTAAATTTATAAAAGCCTAATAGCTCATGAATTAGTGGTATCGTGGTTTGGTAGTTAAGATGAATCAAATGAATCCAACGCCTTGCTCTCGTCACGTGTCTAAATCACTACTTGTGTTTGTGTCAAATTAGGATGGCCAATGTTAGGTTacagtcttaagctctgtctacactatcaaactagtttgtcaaaaaaaaatgtgatgtggccaaatatggtatcatgtccattaaagtttgatagactTTAGACAAAACACTTTGAAACACTTTCAAATTTGAATTACATGTAACAAGACAAACTTCAGAGTTAGATCAAACAAGACATTGCCTACAGAAAGTGAGAGTAGATAGCAAGAAAAGGGGAAAACCCAGATGAACCTCATCAGGAATTGAAGTGGATGAGCTGAAGCGGAGATCGGCGGAACAGCATAAAttaataacaacattgatttatcattattaatgaCAATACAAAAAGAATATATAGACAACATCTCCACCTAATCATGCCGTTGCCTATGTTATACTGTATCCGATGGTTAAATAAAGCCGTTTAATTATATCTTAttatttaagatgtattgtcccccaaaaacatgaaaacaaaataatcagactttgaataggttattgtGTAGTTttatcaagttaatcacttccgtaaaaaaaagcaattaaaaaaaataatgttttcaattaaaaaatgacaaaataaatggttaaattcaaccaaaaatccattggctggcaacCAATTTGACaacttttttgctttaaattacagttttttttcaggtaaatgcatttttttcgatccaatttttggtcaaagtggatcgaataactattatgtgacattagaATGGCATATCCAACACAAATTTGTTTaagtattattttttcagggggacaatacatcttaaagtAAAGCCGTTTAATCTATTACTTAAGCCACCACAATCTATTAAATATGTATCATAGTATTCAGTATTAGGCTATACTGTCATTACTATGGAAATAGtggatttatttacaaaatagaCAACATACCCGattcattatataaaaaaaaggttaCGTTaagtttaataattttaataatcgattattttattaatgaagtcacaaattatattaaaattaatatattttggtaTTATTTATGGTTTGATGGGCTTATCGATTGCGTTTTTGTTTTCTAATCAATATGGAACTGTAATAACttgttgaaattgaaataataacagTGGATAATTACGATAACATgaactttaaaattataatcatacggtaataataattaatagaccTTTCTATACTATATGCCATTTTTGTATAcgtataaacaaaataagaaaaaacaGTATCTATAAATATGAACCATATGCCTTTTAAGGAAGTGAAATCTCActatttaatgttattatacCGAGGAAAGAGTGAACTTTCATATAGTGTTACTAAAAATATTACTGAGCCATAAACTTGTATAAATAAACAGAGAATGCAATGCAAAATCACTCATACATgtaatttctaatattttttaacgCTAAATTACGAAAAGTAATGGCTACTTTTGGGTCGGTGAGAAAGGCGGTATTTCGCGATTACTGCATTTGTTAATTTCATCATGTTCTTTATAATTTTCCAAACTATTATAggttattttaacaaaaaaataaattataatatttatcgtaataaataatatatttctattctttaatctgtagatattgtaaatacatattaattttatattgcCGTTATACTGTTATGCaattaattaagtatttaaattaataccgTATTTATTAAGGGTCTTGTAACTGTCTTGTCTAACTTTATTTCATAGTTTTGGggcattattatattatcaatttattcgattataacattattaatattagtaatacgttttttattttgccatatttttttatagtttattgagagcagtttaaaaaacaaatattcgtAAAATGTCATTAACTTCCATTAGATGTATCAGCATTAATACAAACTGTCTAGGCTAGGATTCTTTGGTAAACTTCGTTAGGAGCCATGTAATAACGCATAAGATGCGTATAGTCAGTACACACTCTGGTTAGTGTACCGTAACCTACTGTAGGCAACTAAATCTGTAACACCAGTACACACGCTTGTTCACATGGCCTGTGTCATGAGTACACACTCTGTTCACATGGCCTGTGTCATGAGTACACACTCTGTTCTCATGGCCTGTGTCATGAGTACACACTCTGTTCTCATGGCCTGTATCATGAGTACACACTCTGTTTCTCATGGCCTGTGTCATGAGTACACACTCTGTTCTCATGGCCTGTGTCATGAGTACACACTCTGTTCTCATGGCCTGTGTCATGAGTAGAGTTACAGACGGCGTACGCTACGCGACACGACGTGGCCAATATTTTGCCTTctcaaaaaacaaaatggcacAGTACTAACAAAAGCACGGTACTGTATTGATTTCTTATCAGTACTGTGCAATCTCTATAACAATTGTCCTATATCCTGAGTATATAAAGTATAATGCATTTTAGTGGGAATGATAAGAATGTGTATAcggtttttaaaaaatatgaaaattcaTCTGATTTTTCTTTACAAACTTAGTTAAACTTAGTAGTTAAATATTGTTGGTTTTATTGTTAGGCCTTATCAATGCATCAGTCACAAACCTAAATTAAACGACGTTATAAGAAtgaatatcaattattaatattattattatgaacgcCTGTGTATATATAACAATGTATATATTGTCAATATGCATATTTTTTTCAGCAGTAAGTTGTTATAGTATGAAAAGATTTAATCGTAACTTTAACAAGAATAAGTCTTAGTAGCCAAACTtgccaaaaaaataaatattgagcttATTTCAAATAATGTGTATCTTGTTTGATTTGTACCTTGTATAGTACGGTACGTTACGTTTAGCATTTCGCTATCGGGGATTTCGTACAACCAACGCCGATGTAGTTTGGCCTTGAGATGGGACAATGTATTTCAAATTTGGCATAGCAAATGCAATAATAGAGAAGGAATATAAGACCTTAACTTCTCATAATGCTTTgttctcactagagacgcaactcAAGGAAGAAAGGACGTAAGAGCAAAATACaagatttgaccaatcacaagcgatggagtATTCGTGTTTTTTGATTAATGCCATTTGTCAACTCGCGtaattgcgttgcgtctacgtccttgtgTCTCTTGTGAGTATCAAGTTTAAGTTGCGACAGGATTTGTTTTCTAGTACGATCTAACACTGTAGGATGTCGCGGTACATGGTGCCTATGGAACGCCGGGAGTGCCACTCCCGGCGTTCCATAGGTGCCATCGTACGGGAATCGGCAGTCAGCCGTAGGATGTCGCGGTACATGGTGCCATCGTACGGGAATCGGCAGTCAGCCGTGGTTATAGCCTATACTGGTCGCGGTACATGGTGCCATCGTACGGGAATCGGCAGTCAGCCGTGGTTATAGCCATAAAACTGTAGGATGTCGCGGTACATGGTGCCATCGTACGGGAATCGGCAGTCAGCCGTGGTTATAGCCATAACACTCTAGGATGTCGCGGTACATGGTGCCATCGTACGGGAATCGGCAGTCAGCCGTGGTTATAGCCTATACTGTCTGATCAACCGTGTGTCTCATCTAAGCAACGGTATCCTTGGTTatcaaaacaataatatatcgAAGAGTATAAAATCGATAGGTTAGTATCCATTTCAAGGTAAAACATTTCTTCTAATGAGTaggtttttgaaaaaatagtggaataaaaacataataaataatggCTAGGCATTCCGAAAAAGGTGGCGCTCGGAATTTGGCCTGCGCGACGCAAAGCAGCTATAGACGGTGTACTGTAGATAGTATGCAGGCTGGCTCTCGATCTTGCATTAGGCAGCAGCATCGCAACATTGTTACAATGCTGAACGGTTGAAATTGGAGAAAATAACCAACCAAATAGCAAGAATACACATGTAAATTAGGGATTATATTCTGTGCCGATTTACAGCAGTTTTAGAGCATACGGAACATTGTGAATGTGTTACTTTCTGCGTTATGCTGATACGAGCTGTGTGTGGTGGTAATACTCTACGTTTGAGGGCGTACATTATGTAACCATTTTGAACATAACGCCTAATCTACAAGTAGTAGTCTAAACTCCGAATTTGGCAATAAAAAAAATCGTAAAATGTAAATGTTACAATGTGAAACATGTATATTGTGatataagttttaaaaatatgttttatgaaAATTCCAAAAACTGAATTGGCGCCACCAACAATCACTTTTGTTTCAGATGAGAAAACAACTAGAGTTAGCGCCACCATTAGGCCTGCCTATCGCAATCGCGTTTGATCTAGATGGCAACTTATATTTACTATCATAATTAGCTCATGCTTTCATAATATATTTCAAGGTTTTTGTCATCTACAGCTGCTCTTAAGCTAATAACACCagttttatataaaaacaaattatatattatcaATAGTATGCACTTAAATGGTGCAACTAAAGTTGTTTGcagacattttttaaaacactttTGTTGCCTACCGCATTCGAACTCTGGGGCTACAATCTCAATTTTACTATTAAATATAAGCCTCCGTTTATATATTCTACCCGTAAGTAGCAATACATATGGGCCTAGATATAATTCTAGATTTCTCATCATTTGAGTATTATACTATTTGTTGATATAACATGACTGGGAtttcaaatgtaggcctatacagtatacCATATCATACTGTGGTGGTGGAGATACGAGCACTGAAAATCTGGTAAATGCACACAGCCATCCGAAAATTAGTGTGAAATCGTCCAAAACGGTACGGTAGGTATTGTAGTGTCTGGTTGTTTATTTTTACCCAAGTGCTTGTTTGTCAGTTActgtaacattttatttcttaaaacCATTGGAATCAAACACGTAAGTAATTTACGAATAAGAAGCTGAGAAGAAACAATTAATATgtttttctgttatttttattcttataaTTTCTCTTTGTCTTAAATTCACCATATCCGCCATACTTTTATTCAGAAACGAAATAGAAATATATCCCTCTTAAAATATGCATGCAGTAACTGTcataatatttgtaaataatttgttttgcaaCCGTGAATTATTTTACACGAATTGATATATTGTATCATTTCAACACGGTCTCTTCATTTGtgttacattataattaattgACTATGTAATATATAACTAAGTTGCGGATatgtaaaatgaattaaaaatgttgtAGTTAACTTTAACAATATAGCGAAAATATGGCGATTGGTATGCCTACAGTCCAAAACTAAGAACTACGAAAACGGTTTAATTGGGTTTTCATATCATATTTCAGCCTTGTAATTACATTTTAAGCCATGGCTCTTCATCACAACCATCACATAATCGCGTAAAATGCTTCATTTAATTTCGAAGGCTACAATTCTCGGGCACATTCTTGTGTCACCTAGAATATGGTTCTTGtgttaagccctgtctacactatatcaaactttatgtgacaaaaaatgtgatgtgcccatatatggacatgatgatgtcatatcactaccatatttgagcatatcactacagtaccatatctgggcacatcacacttttttttgtcaaactagtttgatagtgtagacagagcttaacaggcGTGTCATTTACGCTGCCGCGCGTTATTAATGCTACCGCGCGGTAAGCAGTGATCTATAATCAGATGCCTAAGGCACCTGTTGAATCTCAACGTGACAAAATACTCATCTCAtcttttattaaataatgtaaatacacATGGTCTTTCATCTCAACTCGATTCTGTTTAATTTCCGTAAAGATCTGTAGACGTAGTTGAACCCTGCTACGTATAAATTGACAAATAACGAATTATTATTGTAGTGTTCTGGTGGTTCGTGCTTTGCTTATTAAACAGTCCTTGGTGCAGAGTTGTTGTGAATAAAGCATATGTAATTATTGGCGTAGAAACCAGAAGCTTTCTTTGTATTTTTGATCAAAAGATATCAAGGTAAGTCTACTTCAATTATTAGATATCTGTTCACACAATAAGAGTGAAATGACACTCTTCCCTCGTTCGCACTATAGAAAATGGTGTATGTTTATCTTGACGTTTATTGCCAATACTTTTATATTATCCTTATCTCCATAtcttcattattttatatgttttttttaaatcataaatttaaacaaacatacatgTTTTTCTACTTAGCGTTATTGGGTATATTATCTT
Encoded here:
- the LOC140047403 gene encoding potassium channel subfamily K member 6-like; amino-acid sequence: MATHKELQPALQGDNPSIEKDEDSTISTGLHKAKSMATYMSKKADPRYWVPRLFIRLSGFLVLTGYILAGAFLMRYLESDHEHDEINEINTAKDRMLKSFWNNTKLENGSITYGKWLTLALDELDTYEDKLYESYDHGVTAAKEVWRLSSSMMFCITVITTVGYGHIAPVTLWGKIATILYGFVGIPLLLLVLSDLGYLAALPTKYIVYLLAKVNQVRKAKIQPMFDKLNLGVYSIEVNRGSKSEEDDGYDVMKNRPASRVSTASYALPDVSSKGTQTKIDDVDVVEAPKSPAKKSKVKDAEVPLTVVLFVFFAYNCLGAWIFSSLEKSWSFFDGFYFSFITVSTIGFGDLVPGETTENVIEENFRLIIGAVYMFFGIAVISACFAMSQSTLYNYGMYLSIKFRLRKPNGEKNI